The following are encoded together in the Onychostoma macrolepis isolate SWU-2019 chromosome 03, ASM1243209v1, whole genome shotgun sequence genome:
- the LOC131537606 gene encoding E3 ubiquitin-protein ligase rnf213-alpha-like, whose product MKCPQCNHVSSEKAKFCCECGNKLSSLSTETAPDKSQDKSQSSSNIAHGPDKEKTDIRPESEVLGYHSVSVSPTRPNEDINNESQSSSNIPHGPDKEKTDIRPESEVLGYHSVSVSPTQPNEDINNSNPKKEKNHGSSVDPPVKPEHSQEQLKSVFTADQKYNESVDAESQYVTSPKR is encoded by the exons ATGAAGTGTCCTCAATGCAATCATGTGTCTTCAGAAAAGGCAAAATTCTGCTGTGAGTGTGGCAACAAGCTGTCATCTCTCTCAACTGAGACAGCACCAG ACAAATCACAAGACAAGTCTCAATCATCCTCAAACATCGCACATGGCCCTGATAAAGAAAAGACTGATATCAGACCTGAATCAGAAGTGCTGGGTTACCACAGTGTCAGTGTATCTCCAACACGACCAAATGAAGATATCAACAACGAGTCTCAATCATCCTCAAACATCCCACATGGCCCTGATAAAGAAAAGACTGATATCAGACCTGAATCAGAAGTGCTGGGTTACCACAGTGTCAGTGTATCTCCAACACAACCAAATGAAGATATCAACAACTCCAACCCAAAGAAAGAG aaGAATCACGGTTCCAGTGTAGATCCACCGGTGAAGCCCGAGCACAGTCAGGAGCAGCTGAAGTCTGTTTTTACTGCTGACCAgaaatacaatgaaagtgtggATGCAGAAAGTCAGTATGTCACATCTCCAAAAAGGTGA